Proteins encoded within one genomic window of Oncorhynchus keta strain PuntledgeMale-10-30-2019 chromosome 12, Oket_V2, whole genome shotgun sequence:
- the LOC127906507 gene encoding uncharacterized protein LOC127906507 — protein sequence MFDEQLTCTYLITCTVADVCTYLITCTVADVCTYLITCTVADVCTCLITCTVADVCTCLITCTVADVCTYLITCTVADVCTYLITCTVADVCTYLITCTVADVCTYLITCTVADVCTYLITCTVADVCTYLITCTVADVCTYLITCTVADVCTYLITCTVADVCTYLITCTVADVCTYLITCTVADVCTYLITCTVADVCTYLITCTVADVCTYLITCTVDDVCTYLITCTVADVCTYLITCTVADVCTYLITCTVADVCTYLITCTVADVCTYLITCTVADVCTCLITCTVADVCTYLITCTVADVCTYLITCTVADVCTYLITCTVADVCTYLITCTVADVCTYLI from the exons ctgacgtgtacatatctgatcacatgtacagtagctgATGTGTGTACATATCTGatcacatgtacagtagctgacgtgtgtacatatctgatcacatgtacagtagctgacgtgtgtacaTGTCTGatcacatgtacagtagctgacgtgtgtacaTGTCTGatcacatgtacagtagctgATGTGTGTACATATCTGatcacatgtacagtagctgacgtgtgtacatatctgatcacatgtacagtagctgacgtgtgtacatatctgatcacatgtacagtagctgacgtgtgtacatatctgatcacatgtacagtagctgacgtgtgtacatatctgatcacatgtacagtagctgacgtgtgtacatatctgatcacatgtacagtagctgacgtgtgtacatatctgatcacatgtacagtagctgacgtgtgtacatatctgatcacatgtacagtagctgacgtgtgtacatatctgatcacatgtacagtagctgATGTGTGTACATATCTGatcacatgtacagtagctgacgtgtgtacatatctcatcacatgtacagtagctgATGTGTGTACATATCTGatcacatgtacagtagctgacgtgtgtacaTATCTGATCACATGTACAGTAGATGACGTGTGTACATATCTGatcacatgtacagtagctgacgtgtgtacatatctgatcacatgtacagtagctgATGTGTGTACATATCTGatcacatgtacagtagctgacgtgtgtacatatctgatcacatgtacagtagctgacgtgtgtacatatctgatcacatgtacagtagctgacgtgtgtacaTGTCTGatcacatgtacagtagctgATGTGTGTACATATCTGatcacatgtacagtagctgacgtgtgtacatatctgatcacatgtacagtagctgacgtgtgtacatatctgatcacat GTacagtagctgacgtgtgtacatatctgatcacatgtacagtagctgacgtgtgtacaTATCTGATATGA